The proteins below are encoded in one region of Coffea arabica cultivar ET-39 chromosome 4c, Coffea Arabica ET-39 HiFi, whole genome shotgun sequence:
- the LOC113740320 gene encoding COBRA-like protein 4 isoform X2, translated as MGFTTSANKREGTPVKANDLQLLQCFSILKIKLQLWAILLLMALSQSEAFDPLDPFGNITIKWDVVSWTADGYVASVIMNNYQMYRHINTPGWTLGWNWAKKEVIWSIVGAQATEQGDCSKFKGNVPHCCKKNPIIVDLLPGVPYNQQYANCCKGGVVASWGQDPSAAVSAFQVSVGVAGTSNKTLKLPKDFVLMGPGPGYTCGPAEVVPSTVFFTPDHRRKTQALMTWTVTCTYSQILSSKYPSCCVSFSSFYNETMTPCPSCACGCHNKRDCIMSDSKRLNTLGINTPKKDNTPLLQCTHHMCPIRVHWHVKINYRDYWRVKIAVTNFNYRMNYTQWTLVAQHPNLSNVTQVFSFDYKPLVPYQAINDATMFYGINQNICHP; from the exons ATGGGATTCACAACATCTGCCAACAAAAGAGAGGGAACTCCTGTTAAAGCTAACGATCTCCAACTGCTTCAATGCTTCTCAATTCTGAAAATTAAGCTCCAATTATGGGCTATCCTGTTACTAATGGCCTTGTCTCAATCAG AGGCATTTGATCCACTGGATCCATTTGGAAATATTACAATCAAGTGGGATGTAGTATCATGGACAGCAGATGGATATGTG GCCTCGGTAATTATGAACAACTATCAAATGTATCGGCACATCAATACTCCTGGTTGGACCTTGGGTTGGAACTGGGCAAAGAAAGAAGTGATTTGGTCCATCGTTGGGGCACAGGCAACTGAGCAAGGTGATTGTTCAAAGTTCAAAGGAAACGTACCTCATTGTTGCAAGAAGAATCCCATAATTGTGGACTTGCTTCCTGGAGTCCCTTACAACCAGCAGTATGCCAATTGCTGCAAGGGCGGTGTGGTGGCATCCTGGGGCCAGGATCCTTCAGCGGCAGTCTCTGCCTTTCAGGTAAGTGTTGGTGTTGCTGGGACTTCCAATAAAACCTTAAAGCTTCCCAAGGACTTCGTGCTTATGGGCCCGGGACCAGGGTACACTTGTGGCCCTGCAGAGGTCGTTCCATCGACAGTTTTTTTCACACCAGATCACAGGAGAAAGACACAAGCATTGA TGACTTGGACTGTCACATGCACCTATTCCCAGATTCTGTCATCAAAGTACCCAAGCTGTTGCGTATCCTTCTCATCTTTCTACAATGAAACCATGACTCCTTGCCCATCTTGTGCTTGTGGTTGTCATAACAAAAGAGATTGTATCAT GAGTGACTCGAAGAGACTGAACACATTGGGAATAAATACTCCAAAAAAGGACAATACACCGCTACTACAGTGCACTCACCATATGTGCCCAATACGTGTTCATTGGCATGTGAAGATCAACTACAGGGACTATTGGCGTGTTAAGATTGCTGTTACTAATTTCAATTACAGAATGAACTACACACAATGGACACTTGTTGCACAACATCCCAACCTCAGCAACGTCACGCaagttttcagctttgattacaAGCCTCTTGTTCCATATCAAGCTATAA ATGATGCCACCATGTTTTACGGCATAAATCAAAATATTTGTCATCCTTGA
- the LOC113740320 gene encoding COBRA-like protein 4 isoform X1 has translation MGFTTSANKREGTPVKANDLQLLQCFSILKIKLQLWAILLLMALSQSEAFDPLDPFGNITIKWDVVSWTADGYVASVIMNNYQMYRHINTPGWTLGWNWAKKEVIWSIVGAQATEQGDCSKFKGNVPHCCKKNPIIVDLLPGVPYNQQYANCCKGGVVASWGQDPSAAVSAFQVSVGVAGTSNKTLKLPKDFVLMGPGPGYTCGPAEVVPSTVFFTPDHRRKTQALMTWTVTCTYSQILSSKYPSCCVSFSSFYNETMTPCPSCACGCHNKRDCIMSDSKRLNTLGINTPKKDNTPLLQCTHHMCPIRVHWHVKINYRDYWRVKIAVTNFNYRMNYTQWTLVAQHPNLSNVTQVFSFDYKPLVPYQAINDTAMFYGMKFYNDLLMEAGPLGNVQSEVLLRKDKTTFTLKQGWGFPRKIYFNGDECKLPPPDSYPFLPNSAHEIPSFYSTMVAIILSLLINIMM, from the exons ATGGGATTCACAACATCTGCCAACAAAAGAGAGGGAACTCCTGTTAAAGCTAACGATCTCCAACTGCTTCAATGCTTCTCAATTCTGAAAATTAAGCTCCAATTATGGGCTATCCTGTTACTAATGGCCTTGTCTCAATCAG AGGCATTTGATCCACTGGATCCATTTGGAAATATTACAATCAAGTGGGATGTAGTATCATGGACAGCAGATGGATATGTG GCCTCGGTAATTATGAACAACTATCAAATGTATCGGCACATCAATACTCCTGGTTGGACCTTGGGTTGGAACTGGGCAAAGAAAGAAGTGATTTGGTCCATCGTTGGGGCACAGGCAACTGAGCAAGGTGATTGTTCAAAGTTCAAAGGAAACGTACCTCATTGTTGCAAGAAGAATCCCATAATTGTGGACTTGCTTCCTGGAGTCCCTTACAACCAGCAGTATGCCAATTGCTGCAAGGGCGGTGTGGTGGCATCCTGGGGCCAGGATCCTTCAGCGGCAGTCTCTGCCTTTCAGGTAAGTGTTGGTGTTGCTGGGACTTCCAATAAAACCTTAAAGCTTCCCAAGGACTTCGTGCTTATGGGCCCGGGACCAGGGTACACTTGTGGCCCTGCAGAGGTCGTTCCATCGACAGTTTTTTTCACACCAGATCACAGGAGAAAGACACAAGCATTGA TGACTTGGACTGTCACATGCACCTATTCCCAGATTCTGTCATCAAAGTACCCAAGCTGTTGCGTATCCTTCTCATCTTTCTACAATGAAACCATGACTCCTTGCCCATCTTGTGCTTGTGGTTGTCATAACAAAAGAGATTGTATCAT GAGTGACTCGAAGAGACTGAACACATTGGGAATAAATACTCCAAAAAAGGACAATACACCGCTACTACAGTGCACTCACCATATGTGCCCAATACGTGTTCATTGGCATGTGAAGATCAACTACAGGGACTATTGGCGTGTTAAGATTGCTGTTACTAATTTCAATTACAGAATGAACTACACACAATGGACACTTGTTGCACAACATCCCAACCTCAGCAACGTCACGCaagttttcagctttgattacaAGCCTCTTGTTCCATATCAAGCTATAA ATGATACCGCCATGTTTTATGGCATGAAATTCTACAATGACCTCTTGATGGAAGCTGGGCCACTTGGAAATGTTCAGTCTGAGGTACTCTTAAGGAAGGATAAGACTACCTTTACTCTCAAGCAGGGATGGGGATTTCCGAGGAAGATCTATTTCAATGGAGATGAATGCAAGCTCCCACCTCCGGATTCATACCCCTTTCTACCCAACTCTGCCCATGAAATCCCATCATTCTATTCAACCATGGTAGCTATCATCCTCTCCTTACTAATCAACATAATGATGTAG
- the LOC113740321 gene encoding COBRA-like protein 2 isoform X1: MDLFLANLFSSFTRILLLLFLLHASFSFISTDGYDAFDPTGNITIKWDIKTWNADGYVAVVTIFNFYKYRHIESPGWQLGWTWAKKEVIWNMMGGQATEQGDCSRFKGTIIPHCCNRKPTIVDLMPGTPYNQQVANCCRGGVISSWVQDPANAVSSFQLTVSQAGTNNTTARAPQNFTLNTPGPGYTCGPARTVNPSKFVSDDKRRVTQALMTWNITCMYSQFLAQKTPTCCVSLSSFYSKSIVSCPTCACGCQNSITQPGICVESESPNVPSALSRSGKNSHTPLVQCTRHMCPIRVHWHIKVNYKEYWRVKVTVTNFNYRMNYSQWNLVVQHPNFEHLTRTFSFNYQPLTPYASINDTAMFWGTKFYNDLLMHAGPSGNIQSELIFWKDKSTFSFEKGWGFPQRIYFNGDNCVMPPPDLYPNLPNASVPRVTSLHCLLTMILVSLVIVLGYV; the protein is encoded by the exons ATGGACTTGTTTTTGGCAAACCTATTTAGCAGTTTTACCAGAATCTTGCTCCTGTTGTTCTTGCTGCATGCGTCTTTCAGCTTTATCTCTACAG ACGGCTATGATGCTTTTGATCCCACTGGCAATATTACCATCAAATGGGATATTAAGACCTGGAATGCTGATGGATATGTT GCTGTTGTTACAATCTTTAATTTCTACAAATACCGACATATTGAATCCCCGGGTTGGCAATTGGGTTGGACATGGGCCAAAAAAGAAGTAATCTGGAATATGATGGGGGGTCAGGCAACAGAGCAAGGAGATTGTTCAAGATTCAAAGGAACCATCATCCCTCATTGTTGCAACAGAAAGCCGACAATTGTTGATTTGATGCCAGGAACTCCTTACAATCAGCAGGTTGCAAATTGCTGCAGGGGTGGAGTTATAAGCTCTTGGGTCCAAGATCCGGCAAATGCTGTGAGTTCTTTCCAACTTACGGTTAGTCAAGCGGGAACTAACAATACAACTGCCAGAGCACCACAAAACTTCACACTGAATACACCGGGGCCTGGATATACCTGTGGGCCTGCTAGGACAGTAAACCCAAGCAAATTTGTTTCAGACGACAAGAGAAGGGTTACCCAAGCTTTGA TGACATGGAACATTACCTGCATGTATTCACAATTTTTGGCCCAGAAGACACCTACCTGTTGTGTCTCACTCTCATCCTTTTATAGCAAATCCATTGTGAGCTGTCCAACTTGCGCTTGTGGCTGCCAAAACAGCATTACCCAACCAGGGATCTGTGTAGA GTCCGAATCTCCAAATGTACCTTCTGCTCTTTCAAGATCAGGCAAAAATAGTCATACACCATTGGTTCAATGTACGCGCCATATGTGTCCTATCCGAGTACATTGGCACATTAAAGTTAACTACAAAGAGTACTGGCGAGTCAAGGTCACGGTCACAAATTTTAATTATAGAATGAATTATTCTCAGTGGAATCTTGTTGTTCAGCATCCAAACTTCGAGCATCTTACCCGGACTTTCAGCTTTAATTATCAACCGTTGACACCTTATGCTTCCATAA ATGACACTGCAATGTTCTGGGGAACTAAATTCTACAATGATTTGCTCATGCATGCCGGTCCTTCTGGAAACATTCAATCAGAACTTATATTCTGGAAGGACAAATCAACATTCAGCTTTGAAAAAGGTTGGGGTTTCCCCCAAAGAATTTACTTCAATGGTGACAATTGTGTTATGCCACCTCCAGATTTATACCCAAATCTGCCAAATGCTAGTGTCCCTAGAGTTACATCTCTACATTGTCTCTTAACAATGATACTGGTGTCTTTGGTGATTGTATTGGGCTATGTCTAG
- the LOC113740321 gene encoding COBRA-like protein 2 isoform X2 translates to MDLFLANLFSSFTRILLLLFLLHASFSFISTDGYDAFDPTGNITIKWDIKTWNADGYVAVVTIFNFYKYRHIESPGWQLGWTWAKKEVIWNMMGGQATEQGDCSRFKGTIIPHCCNRKPTIVDLMPGTPYNQQVANCCRGGVISSWVQDPANAVSSFQLTVSQAGTNNTTARAPQNFTLNTPGPGYTCGPARTVNPSKFVSDDKRRVTQALMTWNITCMYSQFLAQKTPTCCVSLSSFYSKSIVSCPTCACGCQNSITQPGICVESESPNVPSALSRSGKNSHTPLVQLESCCSASKLRASYPDFQL, encoded by the exons ATGGACTTGTTTTTGGCAAACCTATTTAGCAGTTTTACCAGAATCTTGCTCCTGTTGTTCTTGCTGCATGCGTCTTTCAGCTTTATCTCTACAG ACGGCTATGATGCTTTTGATCCCACTGGCAATATTACCATCAAATGGGATATTAAGACCTGGAATGCTGATGGATATGTT GCTGTTGTTACAATCTTTAATTTCTACAAATACCGACATATTGAATCCCCGGGTTGGCAATTGGGTTGGACATGGGCCAAAAAAGAAGTAATCTGGAATATGATGGGGGGTCAGGCAACAGAGCAAGGAGATTGTTCAAGATTCAAAGGAACCATCATCCCTCATTGTTGCAACAGAAAGCCGACAATTGTTGATTTGATGCCAGGAACTCCTTACAATCAGCAGGTTGCAAATTGCTGCAGGGGTGGAGTTATAAGCTCTTGGGTCCAAGATCCGGCAAATGCTGTGAGTTCTTTCCAACTTACGGTTAGTCAAGCGGGAACTAACAATACAACTGCCAGAGCACCACAAAACTTCACACTGAATACACCGGGGCCTGGATATACCTGTGGGCCTGCTAGGACAGTAAACCCAAGCAAATTTGTTTCAGACGACAAGAGAAGGGTTACCCAAGCTTTGA TGACATGGAACATTACCTGCATGTATTCACAATTTTTGGCCCAGAAGACACCTACCTGTTGTGTCTCACTCTCATCCTTTTATAGCAAATCCATTGTGAGCTGTCCAACTTGCGCTTGTGGCTGCCAAAACAGCATTACCCAACCAGGGATCTGTGTAGA GTCCGAATCTCCAAATGTACCTTCTGCTCTTTCAAGATCAGGCAAAAATAGTCATACACCATTGGTTCAAT TGGAATCTTGTTGTTCAGCATCCAAACTTCGAGCATCTTACCCGGACTTTCAGCTTTAA